One stretch of Bremerella cremea DNA includes these proteins:
- a CDS encoding alpha-E domain-containing protein, producing MLSRVADSIYWTSRYIERAEAVARFIAVNLNISMDLSTAGNQQWRPLVTTTGDNEMFSETYGEATKRNVIEFLTFDRKNPNSILTCLINARENARSIRERISAEMWEHINRFYLMVKDVGDAEGILDDLHDFYDAVRNSGQQFVGVTDATMTHGEGWHFCQLGRFLERADKMSRILDVKYYILLPSPQHVGSPFDDLQWAALLRSASAYEMYRQRFGRITPHNVVDFLMLDKEFPRAVLHCLTRANESLHAITGSDIEGFTNLPEQRLGQLRAEFAFTSATDIIGRGLHEFIDDFQTRLNSVGESIGTTFFSLQPV from the coding sequence ATGTTAAGTCGCGTCGCCGACTCGATCTATTGGACCAGCCGATATATCGAACGGGCCGAAGCCGTAGCCCGTTTCATCGCGGTCAACTTGAACATCAGTATGGATTTGTCCACCGCTGGCAATCAGCAGTGGCGCCCGTTGGTTACGACCACCGGGGATAACGAGATGTTCTCGGAGACCTACGGGGAAGCCACCAAACGGAATGTCATTGAGTTCCTCACCTTCGACCGGAAGAATCCGAATTCGATTCTTACCTGTTTGATCAACGCGCGAGAAAACGCGCGGAGCATTCGGGAACGGATTTCCGCCGAAATGTGGGAGCATATCAATCGTTTTTACTTAATGGTCAAAGACGTGGGAGACGCCGAGGGGATTCTCGACGACTTACACGACTTTTACGACGCCGTCCGAAATTCGGGCCAGCAGTTTGTGGGCGTGACCGATGCCACGATGACTCACGGCGAAGGTTGGCACTTTTGCCAGTTAGGCAGGTTCCTGGAACGTGCCGACAAGATGTCTCGTATTTTGGACGTGAAGTATTACATTCTGCTTCCCAGTCCCCAGCACGTCGGTAGCCCTTTCGACGACTTGCAATGGGCGGCACTGCTTCGCTCGGCGAGTGCGTATGAAATGTATCGCCAACGTTTTGGCCGCATTACACCGCACAACGTGGTCGACTTCTTGATGCTCGACAAAGAATTCCCGCGAGCCGTGCTCCACTGCCTAACGCGGGCCAACGAATCGCTGCACGCGATCACCGGGAGCGATATCGAAGGGTTCACGAACTTACCAGAGCAGCGTCTTGGGCAGCTTCGTGCCGAGTTCGCATTTACCAGTGCCACGGACATCATCGGACGAGGTCTGCACGAGTTCATCGATGATTTCCAGACTCGATTGAACTCGGTCGGAGAATCGATCGGCACAACGTTTTTCAGCTTGCAGCCGGTCTAG
- a CDS encoding transglutaminase family protein translates to MRYQVQHKTAYTYSEPASVAHNLLHLRVPTMLRQSVEDFALLVEPKPRSIVSRTDYFGNQVHYFSLSEPHDGMTITSTSRVTVKPTVVPSMSPAWEVLVSAGRSNDFPLEVRQFLFPSRHIGMLPSLAEYGKAAFTKGRPIIEAATELTTRIFKDYKYDSTVTSIQTPLEEVVRQRHGVCQDFAHVGIGALRALGLPARYVSGYLRTAPPPGKPRLVGADASHAWFSVFCGTEIGWIDFDPTNNVVASTDHITLAHGRDFEDVSPIQGVVMGGGTRTMRVGVDVMPLDAGSPPTSQPGQPSQQQRQG, encoded by the coding sequence GTGCGTTACCAAGTTCAGCACAAGACTGCCTATACCTATTCCGAACCTGCTTCGGTGGCCCACAATTTGTTGCATCTGCGTGTACCGACGATGCTGCGGCAGAGCGTGGAAGATTTCGCCTTGCTGGTTGAACCCAAGCCGCGTTCGATCGTCTCGCGAACGGACTATTTTGGCAATCAGGTCCATTATTTTTCGTTGAGCGAACCGCACGACGGAATGACGATTACTTCGACGAGCCGTGTGACGGTCAAGCCAACCGTCGTACCTAGCATGTCGCCAGCTTGGGAAGTACTCGTATCTGCTGGGCGATCGAATGATTTTCCGCTGGAGGTACGCCAGTTCCTGTTTCCTTCGCGGCACATCGGTATGCTGCCCAGCTTGGCCGAATACGGCAAGGCCGCGTTCACCAAGGGGCGGCCTATTATCGAAGCAGCCACGGAATTAACCACGCGGATCTTCAAAGATTACAAGTACGACTCAACCGTGACCAGCATTCAAACACCGCTGGAGGAAGTCGTGCGTCAACGTCACGGTGTGTGCCAAGACTTCGCCCACGTTGGCATTGGTGCCCTAAGAGCCCTGGGCCTGCCGGCACGTTACGTAAGCGGGTATCTGCGTACCGCACCTCCTCCGGGCAAGCCGCGTTTGGTGGGAGCAGATGCTTCCCATGCTTGGTTCTCGGTTTTTTGCGGAACCGAGATCGGCTGGATTGATTTTGATCCAACCAATAATGTCGTGGCCAGCACCGACCATATCACCCTGGCTCATGGTCGTGACTTCGAAGACGTTTCGCCCATTCAAGGAGTCGTCATGGGAGGCGGCACCCGTACGATGCGTGTGGGCGTCGATGTCATGCCGCTAGACGCCGGTTCGCCACCCACATCTCAGCCCGGCCAGCCCTCGCAACAGCAGCGACAGGGCTAA
- a CDS encoding DUF2126 domain-containing protein: protein MAILTALHHSTTYHYDRKIALGAQTIRLRPAPHCRTPIHSYSLRISPKPHFLNWQQDPHGNFAARVVFPEKVDHFTVEVDLVAEMTVINPFDFFLEPSAENFPFQYSEPLKADLAPFLEMEPQGPLLTEYLKGVDLTPRRIVDFLVDINRRLQQDVNYTVRLEPGVQTPEETLNRRLGSCRDSAWLLVQMLRHFGLAARFASGYICQLTPDIKSLDGPSGPEQDFTDLHAWAEVFLPGAGWVGLDPTSGLMAGEGHIPLACTPSPMTAAPISGALEKCEVTFDFDMNITRFHEDPRVTKPYTDEEWNNIQSLGHEVDEHLAKVGIKMTMGGEPTFVSIDDMEGDEWNTAAVGPTKRILADKLMKRLYKRFGEGGFLHYGQGKWYPGESLPRWAFRCYWRQDGERIWQDPALLADDGVDYGHDADMAMQFSRRLAEQLGVEPAHVSYGYEDAFYYTWMERRLPANVDVHNSKLEDEEERSRIAKVFEQGLTSPVGCVLPIRYLWWTPQPCWESGEWVVRSDELFLIPGDSPMGLRLPLKSLMYESEGQAAALFPLDPMAEAAPLPSYEEFMARRSPAMVGGDSGKPWSVKTSGGDDYRTASRPQGISGQSLESDQFFSAGEWNGSSGGVSPLNPVIRTAMCIEPRNGCLHVFMPPVDRIEGYLELLTAVEATAASLNTPVIIEGYLPPHDDRIQHLSVTPDPGVIEVNIHPANTWQELVDITTGVYEDAHHTRLGTEKFNRDGTHTGTGGGNHVVLGGPTPAESPFLKRPDILRSLIGYWHNHPSLSYLFSGNFIGPTSQAPRVDEGRRDAIYELKIAFEQIPDKGHFSPWLVDRVFRNLLVDITGNTHRAEFCIDKLFSPDSSSGRRGLLEFRAFEMPPHARMSLTQQLLLRALMARFAETPYKAPLVDWDTSLHDRFMLPHFNYQDFEDVIEETQEAGFRVEPYWFLPHFEFKFPKIGEFSHRGVQVELRKAIEPWYVLGEESGQGFTARYVDSSLERLQVKIKGAIPGRHFMTCNGRRIPLHPTGTEQEFVAGVRYRAWQPPSCLHPTIPVDEPLTFDLYDAWFERNLAGCRYHVGHPGGNNPEVFPVNAFEAESRRGTRFERMGHTPGYVPLPPEESSSEFPFTLDMRRGKTKHL, encoded by the coding sequence ATGGCGATCCTGACGGCTTTGCATCATTCCACCACGTATCACTACGATCGCAAGATCGCACTTGGGGCACAAACGATTCGTTTGCGACCGGCACCCCATTGCCGAACTCCGATTCACAGTTATTCGCTGCGAATTAGTCCCAAGCCACACTTTCTGAACTGGCAGCAAGATCCTCATGGCAACTTCGCCGCCCGAGTTGTCTTTCCGGAGAAGGTCGATCACTTCACGGTTGAAGTCGATCTGGTAGCGGAAATGACGGTGATCAACCCGTTCGACTTCTTCCTCGAGCCATCGGCTGAGAACTTCCCGTTTCAATACAGCGAGCCGTTAAAGGCCGACTTGGCGCCCTTTTTGGAAATGGAGCCTCAAGGGCCGCTGTTGACCGAATACTTGAAAGGCGTCGACCTTACGCCACGCCGCATCGTCGACTTCCTGGTCGATATCAACCGGCGATTGCAGCAAGACGTCAACTACACCGTTCGTCTTGAACCGGGCGTCCAAACCCCGGAAGAGACGCTTAATCGGCGGCTTGGTTCGTGCCGCGATTCGGCTTGGTTGTTGGTGCAGATGCTGCGTCACTTCGGCTTGGCGGCTCGGTTTGCTTCCGGCTACATCTGTCAATTAACGCCAGATATCAAGTCGCTCGACGGTCCTTCGGGGCCGGAGCAAGATTTCACCGATCTGCATGCTTGGGCGGAAGTCTTCCTGCCTGGGGCAGGCTGGGTGGGGCTCGACCCAACTTCTGGTTTGATGGCCGGAGAAGGGCACATTCCCTTGGCCTGTACGCCCTCTCCGATGACTGCGGCTCCTATTTCTGGCGCATTGGAAAAGTGCGAAGTCACGTTTGACTTCGATATGAACATCACCCGCTTCCACGAAGACCCGCGCGTCACGAAGCCGTACACCGACGAAGAGTGGAACAACATTCAGTCGCTAGGGCACGAGGTCGACGAGCATCTGGCCAAAGTTGGCATCAAGATGACAATGGGAGGAGAGCCCACGTTTGTCTCGATCGACGACATGGAAGGCGATGAATGGAACACGGCCGCCGTCGGCCCAACCAAACGCATTTTGGCCGACAAGCTGATGAAGCGGCTATATAAACGCTTCGGGGAAGGGGGCTTCCTGCATTACGGCCAAGGCAAATGGTACCCTGGCGAATCGCTGCCACGCTGGGCTTTCCGCTGCTACTGGCGACAAGATGGCGAACGGATTTGGCAAGATCCGGCGCTGCTTGCCGACGATGGTGTCGACTACGGTCACGATGCCGACATGGCGATGCAGTTCTCGCGACGCCTGGCCGAACAACTCGGTGTTGAGCCTGCCCACGTTAGCTACGGCTACGAAGACGCGTTCTACTACACGTGGATGGAACGTCGCTTGCCAGCCAATGTCGATGTTCATAACTCGAAACTAGAAGACGAAGAAGAACGCTCGCGGATCGCGAAGGTGTTCGAGCAAGGGCTTACTTCGCCGGTTGGTTGTGTCTTGCCCATCCGTTACTTGTGGTGGACACCACAACCTTGCTGGGAAAGTGGCGAGTGGGTTGTCCGCAGCGATGAACTGTTCCTTATTCCTGGCGACTCGCCAATGGGGCTCCGGCTGCCGCTGAAATCGTTGATGTATGAAAGCGAAGGTCAGGCCGCAGCTTTGTTCCCGCTCGATCCGATGGCCGAAGCGGCGCCGTTGCCTTCGTACGAAGAATTCATGGCCCGCCGTTCACCGGCGATGGTCGGAGGCGATTCTGGCAAACCGTGGTCGGTGAAGACTAGTGGGGGCGACGACTATCGAACGGCCTCTCGCCCACAAGGGATCAGCGGTCAGAGTTTGGAATCGGATCAGTTCTTTTCGGCAGGCGAATGGAATGGTAGTAGCGGCGGCGTTAGTCCGCTCAATCCCGTGATTCGCACGGCGATGTGCATCGAGCCTCGCAACGGTTGCCTGCATGTTTTCATGCCGCCGGTCGATCGAATTGAAGGGTATCTCGAACTGCTTACCGCCGTCGAAGCAACGGCCGCCTCGTTGAATACGCCCGTGATCATCGAAGGTTACTTGCCGCCGCACGACGATCGGATTCAGCACCTGAGCGTCACCCCGGACCCTGGCGTGATTGAAGTCAATATTCATCCCGCCAATACCTGGCAGGAATTGGTCGATATCACGACCGGCGTGTACGAAGACGCTCACCACACCCGCCTGGGAACGGAAAAGTTCAATCGCGACGGCACGCATACCGGCACCGGCGGTGGTAACCATGTGGTCTTGGGTGGCCCGACTCCAGCGGAAAGCCCTTTCCTGAAACGACCTGACATTCTGCGTAGTTTGATTGGCTACTGGCACAATCATCCTTCGTTGTCCTACTTGTTTAGTGGCAATTTTATCGGCCCCACAAGCCAGGCCCCGCGTGTCGACGAAGGACGTCGGGATGCGATTTACGAATTGAAGATTGCCTTCGAGCAAATCCCCGACAAGGGGCATTTCTCGCCTTGGCTGGTCGACCGCGTGTTCCGCAACTTGTTGGTCGATATCACCGGTAACACCCACCGGGCCGAATTCTGTATCGACAAGTTGTTCTCGCCTGATAGCTCCTCAGGACGTAGAGGGCTGCTTGAGTTCCGCGCCTTCGAGATGCCACCCCATGCTCGGATGAGCCTCACGCAGCAGCTTTTGCTGAGGGCTTTGATGGCTCGCTTCGCCGAGACCCCCTATAAGGCCCCTTTGGTCGACTGGGACACGAGCCTGCACGACCGCTTTATGCTGCCACACTTCAATTATCAAGATTTTGAAGATGTTATTGAAGAAACTCAGGAAGCCGGTTTCCGCGTGGAACCGTACTGGTTCCTGCCTCACTTCGAGTTTAAATTCCCCAAAATCGGGGAGTTTTCTCACCGTGGCGTTCAGGTCGAGCTGCGCAAAGCGATCGAGCCGTGGTATGTGCTGGGCGAAGAGTCTGGCCAGGGCTTTACCGCTCGGTACGTTGACTCGTCGTTAGAGCGATTGCAGGTTAAGATCAAGGGAGCCATCCCTGGTCGGCACTTTATGACGTGTAACGGACGCCGCATTCCGCTGCACCCCACTGGGACCGAGCAGGAATTCGTCGCTGGCGTACGCTATCGCGCTTGGCAGCCCCCAAGCTGCCTACACCCAACGATACCGGTAGACGAACCGTTAACATTCGACCTATATGATGCCTGGTTTGAGCGAAATTTGGCGGGATGCCGCTACCACGTTGGGCACCCTGGCGGAAATAATCCAGAAGTGTTCCCCGTGAACGCTTTCGAGGCAGAGTCGCGCCGCGGTACCCGTTTTGAAAGAATGGGGCATACGCCCGGCTACGTGCCGCTGCCTCCGGAAGAGTCCTCGAGTGAATTCCCCTTCACGCTTGATATGAGAAGGGGTAAAACCAAGCATCTGTAA
- a CDS encoding circularly permuted type 2 ATP-grasp protein — MTRIPAQNDATSDLFASYKPLGDVYDEFHDGTQVRPHWQSYVNGMREIGAVEFQRRWNQMQKVLDRTGMAYVGAGNSSPEQDRRARPWELDPLPVLFPAAEWGHIVQGLKQRGRLLQMVLQDLYGPQELVRSGVLPAEVLFRHPGYYRCFHGQNPPSGNYLYFYAADLSRSPDGSWWVQGDRSESPSGSGFALENRIIQSRMTPSLFHRENVQRLAGYFMMVKEAVLRSCSRVTNPRVVILSNGSESSNYFEDAYLARYLGYTLVEPGDLAVRGNRVMLKTLGGLLPVDVILRRPNSDQCDPLEIGQCTGGIAELLQVCRMKNVVVLNPLGSGIVESPIFMTFMPQLCQHLLGEPLLLPGVATWRCGDSDALGYVLDNIDNLVIKPAYRRRGTRTPVYRVTSEEQKDKLVRMIQADPAMFVAQEQVARSTSPVYERKTLRPAHIAMRAFGVMGQSEFEIMPGGLVRLTGELQPLEASLQVGERSKDAWVLSSAPIARVTLLKQPEHGVELKRTGGELPSRIAENLFWLGRNLERADVTARVLRTTISRLTSEEQIDEMPEVIILLRTMAEMGMIETGYGVTEIRKQLPPIERNLAANIFDEQNSMSLRSIVTQIFRLTSRSRDRVSSDSWRVLHRVDQGFQPPKAGYWDLSDCLALLDDLVLDLAAFSGIISESITRTQVYHFLDMGRRMERATQSSRLMRNCLVLPAGDLSSILEALLEISDSLITYRSRYLEEMHLGAVLDLLVTDETNPRSIARQLAQLLDHVNGLPSVGKHAGYTVEQRLAMSMLHEVRMFDVTRVRAPDALVAGESLHLLLQEIESLLPKLSDIVTQRYLVHSMPQSHLVEIRP, encoded by the coding sequence GTGACCAGAATTCCTGCACAAAACGATGCTACGTCCGACTTATTCGCGTCGTACAAGCCGCTAGGCGATGTGTACGACGAGTTTCATGACGGTACGCAAGTGCGTCCTCATTGGCAAAGTTACGTAAATGGGATGCGGGAAATTGGGGCGGTCGAGTTTCAGCGTCGCTGGAACCAGATGCAGAAGGTGCTCGACCGAACCGGCATGGCCTATGTCGGGGCTGGCAATAGCAGCCCCGAGCAAGATCGCCGAGCCCGCCCCTGGGAGCTTGATCCGCTACCGGTCCTGTTTCCGGCGGCCGAGTGGGGGCATATCGTTCAGGGATTAAAGCAACGGGGCCGCTTGCTGCAGATGGTCTTGCAGGATCTATACGGCCCGCAAGAGCTCGTGCGTAGCGGTGTGCTGCCAGCGGAGGTGCTGTTTCGGCACCCTGGGTACTATCGCTGTTTTCACGGGCAAAATCCTCCTAGCGGCAACTATCTTTACTTCTATGCGGCAGACCTCTCTCGTTCGCCGGATGGAAGCTGGTGGGTGCAAGGGGACCGTAGCGAATCTCCTTCCGGAAGCGGTTTCGCACTCGAAAACCGGATCATTCAATCCCGAATGACTCCTAGCTTGTTCCATCGCGAGAATGTTCAGCGATTGGCTGGCTATTTCATGATGGTCAAGGAAGCTGTGCTGCGATCTTGTTCGCGGGTTACCAATCCACGCGTCGTGATTCTTAGCAACGGCTCGGAAAGTTCTAACTACTTCGAGGATGCCTACCTGGCCCGCTATTTGGGCTACACGTTGGTCGAGCCTGGAGATCTTGCCGTTCGTGGGAACCGCGTGATGCTGAAGACGCTCGGCGGGCTTTTGCCGGTCGACGTGATCCTTCGTCGCCCGAATAGCGATCAATGCGACCCGCTCGAAATCGGCCAATGCACAGGGGGAATTGCTGAACTGCTGCAAGTTTGCCGCATGAAAAATGTGGTGGTGCTCAATCCGCTAGGCTCCGGCATTGTCGAATCACCGATCTTCATGACCTTCATGCCCCAGTTGTGCCAGCATTTGTTAGGCGAACCGTTGCTGTTGCCGGGCGTGGCGACTTGGCGCTGCGGCGATTCCGATGCGTTAGGCTATGTACTCGATAACATCGATAACCTGGTGATCAAGCCCGCTTATCGCCGTCGTGGTACGCGAACACCCGTGTACCGGGTGACTAGCGAAGAGCAGAAGGATAAGCTGGTTCGCATGATCCAGGCCGACCCGGCCATGTTTGTTGCTCAAGAGCAAGTCGCTCGCTCGACCAGCCCGGTCTACGAACGTAAGACGCTACGGCCAGCTCATATTGCCATGCGAGCGTTCGGTGTGATGGGGCAGAGCGAATTTGAGATCATGCCTGGCGGGCTCGTTCGGCTGACCGGCGAACTGCAACCGTTGGAAGCTTCGCTACAAGTTGGAGAACGGAGCAAAGACGCCTGGGTGCTTTCGTCCGCTCCGATTGCCCGGGTTACCCTGCTCAAGCAACCGGAACATGGCGTCGAACTGAAACGAACCGGTGGCGAACTGCCTAGCCGTATCGCGGAGAACTTGTTCTGGCTAGGACGCAACTTAGAACGGGCCGACGTAACGGCTCGGGTTCTGAGAACCACCATCTCGCGGCTGACCAGTGAAGAACAAATCGACGAAATGCCCGAGGTGATCATCCTGTTGCGGACGATGGCCGAGATGGGCATGATCGAAACGGGTTACGGCGTGACCGAAATTCGTAAGCAGCTGCCGCCGATCGAGCGAAACCTGGCAGCCAACATCTTCGACGAACAAAACTCGATGAGTTTACGTTCGATCGTGACACAGATCTTCCGGTTGACGTCCCGTAGTCGTGATCGTGTTTCCTCTGATAGCTGGCGAGTTCTACATCGTGTCGATCAAGGCTTTCAGCCTCCCAAGGCAGGCTATTGGGACCTTTCCGACTGTTTGGCTTTGTTAGATGACTTGGTTCTCGACTTAGCCGCGTTTAGCGGGATCATCTCGGAAAGCATTACGCGAACTCAAGTTTATCATTTCCTGGATATGGGCCGCCGGATGGAGCGGGCCACGCAAAGTTCGCGATTGATGCGAAACTGCTTAGTGCTTCCTGCAGGAGATTTATCCTCGATCCTGGAGGCACTGCTGGAGATTTCGGATAGTTTAATCACGTACCGCTCGCGTTACCTGGAAGAAATGCACTTGGGTGCTGTACTCGACTTGCTGGTGACCGACGAAACGAATCCCCGGTCGATTGCCCGCCAGTTAGCTCAACTGCTCGATCACGTCAACGGCTTGCCCAGCGTTGGCAAGCATGCCGGCTACACGGTCGAGCAGCGTCTGGCGATGTCGATGTTGCACGAGGTTCGCATGTTTGATGTGACCCGCGTTCGTGCGCCCGATGCCCTTGTCGCCGGAGAGTCGCTACACTTACTGCTGCAAGAGATTGAGTCGCTGCTGCCGAAACTTTCGGATATTGTGACGCAAAGATATTTGGTTCACTCGATGCCCCAGTCTCACCTGGTTGAGATTCGCCCCTAA
- a CDS encoding alpha-amylase family glycosyl hydrolase — translation MIVTSRNGQPEQLHVEADITLKRVLPRLDAIWSDEDRSSGLARDFQNRLIAEWPRLFRLLYTLYSGRYDFFYHLEEILYTAARGWQQRSDELRAQDDHRLNDPTWFQSERMVGGALYVDLFSENLKKLRECIPYFTDLGLTYVHLMPLFAVRPGDNDGGYAISNYRSVDPRLGTIDDLRELADEFRAAGISLVLDFVFNHTSDDHYWAQHAQAGDAEYQQFYYCFPDRTVPDQYERTLREIFPTVRRGNFTWHDGMQKWVWTTFNSFQWDLNYHNPAVFRAMLEEMLFIANTGVDILRLDAVAFIWKRMGTNCENLPEAHILIQAFNCLAGIAAPGLVFKSEAIVHPDEVVKYIDPHECQISYNPTLMALLWESLATRNTRLLKKSLSHRHRLPSGTAWVNYLRCHDDIGWTFDDEDAAQLGIQGYDHRQFLNHFYTGQFPGSFARGVPFQHNPATGDMRISGTLASLAGLEQAIEFQDPKLIEMSVRRMCLLYGITLSIGGIPLLYLGEEWGMLNDYDFVKDPAKAGDTRWIHRPKMKWEYLQNFKQNVDEQNGSIRGKIFKSIQRLISLRQKLPSLSGQQMDLVPIDNPHVLGFVRHFEGNRTLILANFTEEEQRVPANNIRTGGLGRFFQDLITETEIATHDDLIMQPYGLLWLERI, via the coding sequence ATGATCGTCACGAGTAGAAACGGACAACCCGAACAATTGCACGTCGAGGCCGATATCACGCTCAAGCGGGTTTTGCCTCGGTTAGATGCAATTTGGTCGGACGAAGATCGCTCGTCTGGTCTCGCACGCGACTTTCAGAACCGCTTGATTGCCGAGTGGCCCCGATTGTTTCGCCTGCTCTACACGTTGTACAGCGGTCGCTACGATTTCTTCTATCACCTGGAAGAAATCCTTTACACGGCGGCACGTGGCTGGCAACAGCGTAGTGACGAGTTGCGCGCCCAAGACGACCATCGTCTGAACGACCCTACCTGGTTTCAATCGGAACGAATGGTCGGTGGTGCGCTGTATGTCGATCTTTTCTCCGAGAATTTGAAGAAGCTGCGCGAGTGCATTCCGTACTTCACGGACTTAGGGCTAACCTATGTCCACCTGATGCCGCTGTTTGCCGTTCGCCCTGGCGATAACGACGGGGGCTACGCGATCAGTAATTATCGGAGCGTCGATCCCCGCCTGGGGACGATTGACGATCTACGTGAATTGGCCGACGAATTCCGGGCCGCTGGGATCTCGCTCGTCCTTGATTTCGTCTTCAATCATACCTCGGACGACCACTACTGGGCTCAGCATGCTCAGGCCGGAGACGCCGAGTATCAGCAGTTTTATTATTGCTTCCCCGATCGTACGGTGCCTGATCAGTACGAACGGACCTTGCGCGAGATCTTCCCGACCGTACGCCGAGGTAACTTTACCTGGCACGACGGAATGCAGAAGTGGGTCTGGACCACATTCAATAGCTTCCAATGGGATCTGAATTACCACAATCCGGCTGTCTTCCGCGCGATGTTGGAAGAGATGCTTTTTATCGCCAACACGGGTGTCGATATCTTGCGGCTAGATGCGGTGGCGTTCATTTGGAAGCGAATGGGGACCAACTGCGAAAACCTGCCGGAGGCTCACATACTGATTCAAGCGTTCAACTGCTTGGCCGGTATTGCGGCGCCCGGGTTGGTGTTCAAATCGGAAGCGATCGTGCATCCCGATGAAGTGGTCAAGTACATCGACCCACACGAGTGTCAGATCTCGTACAATCCGACCTTAATGGCCCTATTGTGGGAATCTTTGGCCACGCGAAATACGCGGCTGCTGAAGAAATCGCTGAGTCATCGTCACCGGCTACCTAGCGGGACGGCGTGGGTGAATTACTTGCGTTGCCACGACGATATCGGCTGGACTTTCGACGACGAAGACGCCGCTCAACTCGGGATTCAGGGATACGACCATCGACAATTCTTGAACCACTTTTACACAGGACAATTCCCTGGTTCGTTTGCCCGTGGGGTTCCCTTTCAGCACAACCCTGCCACCGGCGATATGCGGATTTCAGGCACGTTGGCCTCGTTGGCTGGGTTGGAACAGGCGATCGAATTTCAAGATCCGAAACTCATCGAGATGTCGGTCCGCCGGATGTGCTTGCTGTATGGCATTACGCTCAGTATCGGCGGCATTCCTTTGCTGTACCTCGGCGAGGAGTGGGGGATGCTCAACGATTATGATTTCGTGAAAGATCCCGCCAAAGCAGGCGATACCCGCTGGATTCATCGTCCCAAGATGAAATGGGAATATCTCCAAAACTTCAAACAAAACGTCGACGAGCAGAACGGTTCTATCCGCGGGAAGATTTTTAAGTCGATCCAACGGCTTATCTCTTTACGGCAGAAACTGCCCTCCCTTTCGGGGCAGCAAATGGACTTGGTTCCGATCGATAATCCGCATGTGCTTGGTTTTGTACGCCATTTCGAGGGGAATCGTACTTTGATTTTGGCGAACTTCACCGAAGAAGAGCAGCGCGTGCCTGCCAACAATATCCGTACCGGAGGCTTGGGACGTTTCTTCCAAGACCTGATCACCGAGACCGAGATTGCGACGCATGATGATCTGATTATGCAGCCGTACGGACTATTGTGGCTGGAAAGGATCTAA